In a genomic window of Streptomyces noursei ATCC 11455:
- a CDS encoding urease accessory protein UreD: protein MTRTLPRPAAPQAPAAPAVGLRATARIVARLDDGGTPRSSEAESGGGTSRLPVLEGGGPFALRRVQSHADQARVCLVGAMSAPLGGDRLRIEATAEAGTSLRITAAAATVALPGRTGELATYDVHLTVGDGARLEWLPEPLISAEGSDLRMTTTIDLAPTARLVFREEQILGRSGEHTGALRSRLMIRQAGRVLLDQETAYGPGAPGWDTSAVLGGHRAVGQFLLAGPEFTDMPAEVRLLGGAAGDGAAQGVLAPLAGPAALATVVAPDGLSLRRLLDRAAAG from the coding sequence ATGACCCGCACCCTTCCCCGCCCCGCCGCACCGCAGGCCCCCGCCGCCCCGGCGGTCGGCCTGCGGGCCACCGCCCGCATCGTCGCCCGGCTGGACGATGGGGGCACCCCCCGCTCGAGCGAAGCCGAGAGTGGGGGAGGTACGAGCCGGCTGCCGGTGCTGGAGGGCGGTGGCCCGTTCGCGCTGCGCCGCGTCCAGTCGCACGCCGACCAGGCCCGGGTCTGCCTGGTCGGCGCCATGAGCGCGCCCCTCGGCGGCGACCGGCTGCGGATCGAGGCCACCGCCGAGGCCGGCACCTCCCTGCGGATCACCGCGGCAGCGGCGACCGTCGCCCTGCCCGGCCGCACCGGCGAGCTCGCCACCTACGACGTCCACCTGACGGTGGGCGACGGCGCCCGGCTGGAATGGCTGCCGGAGCCGCTGATCTCCGCCGAGGGCAGCGACCTGCGGATGACCACCACGATCGACCTCGCCCCGACCGCCCGACTGGTGTTCCGCGAGGAACAGATCCTGGGCCGCAGCGGCGAGCACACCGGCGCGCTGCGCAGTCGCCTGATGATCCGTCAGGCCGGTCGGGTGCTCCTCGACCAGGAGACCGCCTATGGGCCCGGCGCCCCCGGCTGGGACACCTCGGCGGTCCTCGGCGGCCACCGCGCCGTGGGCCAATTCCTCCTCGCCGGACCGGAGTTCACCGACATGCCGGCCGAGGTACGGCTGCTCGGCGGGGCGGCCGGCGACGGCGCGGCCCAGGGCGTCCTTGCCCCGCTCGCCGGGCCCGCCGCGCTGGCCACCGTGGTCGCCCCGGACGGCCTGTCGCTGCGGCGGCTGCTCGACCGGGCCGCGGCCGGCTGA
- a CDS encoding alpha/beta hydrolase, protein MRRTVALGAAGTLVTGALLAGAIATPATAGERRTGGTAEARGVALAAARAAKAGIAWQDCPADWGLKAPIQCGFVTVPLDYAKPDGRTIKIAVDRAVATGGPQQRQGALVYNPGGPGGSGMRFPSRVTTKNPLWAKTAQAYDFVGFDPRGVGHSAPISCQDPQAFTKAPKADPVPDSEADKRAQRKLAHAYAQGCLERTGRAMLSQMTTANTARDLDVVRAALGEKKLNYLGVSYGTYLGAVYASLFPDHVRRMLVDSVVNPSREKIWYQANLDQDIAFETRWGDWKKWVAKNDATYHIGDTPQKVQAAWEKLRVTAKKNPIGGVVGPAELTGFFQNAPYYDDSWAQVAGVWSAYAAGNAKPLIDAAGSHPDDKAGNIKAENSNAVYTAVECTDVKWPTDWRTWDRDNTRVNRQAPFMTWSNAWMNLPCATWPVKQQTPVEVKTGKGLPPVLIVQSTRDAATPYDGAVELHKRLAGSRLITERDAGSHGVTGLVNPCINNRVDAYFLKGTTDPKDVTCAPHATPVPEKPTAKAAG, encoded by the coding sequence GTGAGACGAACAGTAGCGCTCGGCGCCGCCGGCACCTTGGTGACCGGTGCGCTCCTCGCCGGCGCGATAGCCACACCCGCCACCGCCGGCGAGCGGCGGACGGGCGGCACGGCCGAGGCGCGCGGTGTCGCGCTGGCCGCGGCCCGTGCCGCCAAGGCAGGCATCGCATGGCAGGACTGTCCCGCCGACTGGGGGCTGAAGGCCCCGATCCAGTGCGGCTTTGTCACCGTCCCGCTCGACTACGCCAAGCCCGACGGCCGGACCATCAAGATCGCCGTCGACCGGGCCGTCGCCACCGGCGGCCCGCAGCAGCGCCAGGGTGCGCTCGTCTACAACCCCGGCGGGCCCGGCGGTTCGGGCATGCGCTTCCCGAGCCGAGTCACCACCAAGAACCCGCTGTGGGCCAAGACCGCCCAGGCATACGACTTCGTGGGCTTCGACCCGCGGGGCGTGGGCCACTCCGCGCCGATCTCCTGCCAGGACCCGCAGGCGTTCACCAAGGCGCCCAAGGCCGACCCGGTGCCGGACAGCGAGGCCGACAAGCGCGCCCAGCGCAAGCTCGCCCACGCCTACGCCCAGGGCTGCCTGGAGCGCACCGGCCGCGCGATGCTGTCGCAGATGACCACTGCGAACACCGCGCGCGACCTGGACGTGGTCCGCGCCGCGCTCGGCGAGAAGAAGCTCAACTACCTGGGCGTCTCCTACGGCACCTACCTGGGTGCCGTGTACGCCTCGCTCTTCCCGGACCACGTCCGCCGGATGCTCGTCGACAGCGTGGTCAATCCCTCGCGCGAGAAGATCTGGTACCAGGCCAACCTCGACCAGGACATCGCCTTCGAGACCCGTTGGGGCGACTGGAAGAAGTGGGTCGCCAAGAACGACGCCACGTACCACATCGGCGACACCCCGCAGAAGGTCCAGGCCGCCTGGGAGAAGCTGCGCGTCACCGCCAAGAAGAACCCCATCGGCGGCGTGGTCGGCCCGGCCGAGCTCACCGGCTTCTTCCAGAACGCCCCGTACTACGACGACTCGTGGGCCCAGGTCGCCGGGGTCTGGAGCGCGTACGCGGCCGGCAACGCCAAGCCGCTGATCGACGCGGCCGGTTCGCACCCCGACGACAAGGCCGGCAACATCAAGGCCGAGAACAGCAACGCCGTCTACACCGCCGTCGAGTGCACCGACGTCAAGTGGCCTACCGACTGGCGCACGTGGGACCGTGACAACACCCGCGTCAACCGGCAGGCACCGTTCATGACCTGGTCCAACGCCTGGATGAACCTGCCCTGCGCCACCTGGCCGGTCAAGCAGCAGACCCCGGTCGAGGTCAAGACCGGCAAGGGCCTGCCGCCGGTGCTGATCGTGCAGAGCACCCGTGACGCGGCGACCCCGTACGACGGCGCTGTCGAGCTGCACAAGCGGCTCGCGGGCTCCCGCCTGATCACCGAGCGGGACGCCGGTTCGCACGGCGTGACCGGCCTGGTCAACCCGTGCATCAACAACCGGGTCGACGCGTACTTCCTGAAGGGGACCACGGACCCCAAGGACGTCACCTGCGCGCCGCACGCCACGCCCGTCCCGGAGAAGCCGACCGCCAAGGCCGCCGGCTGA
- a CDS encoding urease subunit alpha: protein MPELTRQEYADLFGPTVGDRIRLADTDLVIEISEDRSGGPGRAGDEAVFGGGKVIRESMGQSRVTRAEGAPDTVITGAVVLDHWGIVKTDVGIRDGRIVALGKAGNPDTMDGVHPDLVIGPETEVIAGNGKILTAGGIDTHVHFICPQQADEALAAGITTMIGGGTGPAEGSKATTITPGAWHIARLFESMDNLPVNVGLLGKGNTMSLPSMRDQLRAGILGFKIHEDWGATPAVLDACLTVCEESGAQLAIHTDTLNEAGFLGDTIAAIAGRSIHAFHVEGAGGGHAPDMIAMVSEPNVLPASTNPTRPHTVNTVEEHLDMLMVCHHLNPAVPEDLAFAESRIRPSTIAAEDILHDLGAISIMSSDAQAMGRIGEVVMRTWQTAHVMKRRRGALPGDGHADNHRARRYVAKYTINAAIAQGIDHLVGSVESGKLADLVLWDPAFFGVKPQLVIKGGQIAYAQMGDANASIPTPQPVLPRPMFGAFGKAPGSNSVNFVSQQALEDNLPERLPLAKSFEAIRSTRGVKKADMRNNDALPRVHVDPDTFTVTIDGEVVEPAPAAELPMAQRYFLF from the coding sequence GTGCCTGAACTGACCCGCCAGGAATACGCCGACCTGTTCGGCCCGACGGTCGGCGACCGGATCCGGCTCGCCGACACCGACCTGGTCATCGAGATCTCCGAGGACCGCTCCGGCGGCCCCGGCCGGGCCGGCGACGAGGCGGTCTTCGGCGGCGGCAAGGTGATCCGCGAGTCGATGGGCCAGTCCCGTGTCACCCGCGCCGAGGGCGCGCCGGACACCGTGATCACCGGTGCCGTGGTGCTCGACCACTGGGGCATCGTCAAGACCGACGTCGGCATCCGCGACGGCCGGATCGTCGCGCTGGGCAAGGCCGGCAACCCCGACACCATGGACGGCGTCCACCCCGACCTGGTGATCGGCCCGGAGACCGAGGTCATCGCCGGCAACGGCAAGATCCTCACCGCCGGCGGCATCGACACCCACGTCCACTTCATCTGCCCCCAGCAGGCGGACGAGGCGCTGGCCGCGGGCATCACCACCATGATCGGCGGCGGCACCGGCCCCGCCGAGGGCAGCAAGGCCACCACCATCACCCCCGGTGCCTGGCACATCGCCCGACTCTTCGAGTCGATGGACAACCTGCCGGTCAACGTCGGCCTGCTCGGCAAGGGCAACACCATGTCCCTGCCGTCGATGCGCGACCAGCTGCGTGCCGGCATCCTCGGCTTCAAGATCCACGAGGACTGGGGCGCCACCCCCGCCGTCCTCGACGCCTGTCTGACGGTGTGTGAGGAGAGCGGCGCCCAGCTCGCGATCCACACCGACACCCTGAACGAGGCCGGATTCCTCGGCGACACCATCGCCGCCATCGCCGGCCGCTCCATCCACGCGTTCCACGTCGAGGGCGCCGGCGGCGGCCACGCCCCCGACATGATCGCGATGGTCTCCGAACCCAACGTGCTGCCCGCGTCCACCAACCCCACGCGGCCGCACACCGTCAACACCGTCGAGGAACACCTCGACATGCTGATGGTCTGTCACCACCTCAACCCCGCGGTCCCGGAGGACCTGGCCTTCGCCGAGTCCCGGATCCGGCCCTCCACCATCGCCGCCGAGGACATCCTGCACGACCTCGGCGCCATCTCGATCATGTCCTCCGACGCCCAGGCCATGGGCCGGATCGGCGAGGTCGTGATGCGGACCTGGCAGACCGCGCACGTCATGAAGCGTCGCCGGGGCGCGCTGCCCGGCGACGGCCACGCGGACAACCACCGCGCCCGGCGCTACGTCGCGAAGTACACCATCAACGCGGCCATCGCCCAAGGCATCGACCACCTCGTCGGCTCGGTCGAGAGCGGCAAGCTCGCCGACCTCGTCCTGTGGGACCCGGCGTTCTTCGGCGTCAAGCCGCAGCTGGTCATCAAGGGCGGCCAGATCGCCTACGCGCAGATGGGGGACGCCAACGCGTCCATCCCCACCCCGCAGCCGGTGCTGCCCCGCCCGATGTTCGGCGCCTTCGGCAAGGCCCCGGGCAGCAACTCGGTCAACTTCGTCTCCCAGCAGGCCCTGGAGGACAACCTCCCCGAGCGCCTCCCGCTGGCGAAGTCCTTCGAGGCCATCCGCTCCACCCGCGGTGTCAAGAAGGCCGACATGCGCAACAACGACGCCCTGCCGCGCGTCCATGTCGACCCCGACACCTTCACGGTGACCATCGACGGCGAGGTGGTCGAACCCGCCCCCGCCGCCGAACTCCCCATGGCCCAGCGGTACTTCCTCTTCTGA
- a CDS encoding roadblock/LC7 domain-containing protein: protein MTSETEAIASGIRDELRALRDHIRHLHGGMVASADGMVIAHDLPDIEPDGLAALTAAAIGVAKRLTDATGQGGFEESLTRGSRGYIAAYAAGNRAVLTAVAGPETNVGRLHLQARRTAARIATLLDAPPGSSADQRAAIAD, encoded by the coding sequence ATGACGAGCGAGACCGAGGCGATCGCCTCCGGGATCCGGGACGAATTGCGCGCACTGCGCGATCACATACGACATCTGCACGGCGGAATGGTGGCGAGTGCGGACGGCATGGTGATCGCCCATGATCTGCCGGACATCGAGCCCGACGGCCTGGCCGCGCTCACCGCGGCCGCGATCGGCGTCGCCAAGCGCCTGACCGACGCCACCGGGCAGGGCGGCTTCGAGGAATCCCTCACCCGGGGCAGCCGCGGCTACATCGCGGCTTACGCGGCCGGCAACCGCGCGGTGCTCACGGCCGTGGCGGGCCCGGAAACCAACGTCGGCCGGCTCCACCTACAGGCCCGGCGTACCGCCGCGCGTATCGCGACCCTGCTCGACGCGCCGCCGGGCAGCTCCGCCGACCAGCGTGCGGCGATCGCCGATTGA
- the ureG gene encoding urease accessory protein UreG gives MHLDHQDGFPERHTYSAAAPVRGDGTRRALRIGLGGPVGTGKTATVAALCRVLREEFSIAVVTNDIYTREDAEFLRREAVLPTERIVAVETGACPHTAIRDDISANLEAVEDLEDSVGPLDLVLVESGGDNLTATFSKGLVDAQIFVIDTAGGDDIPRKGGPGVTTADLLVVNKTDLAPYVGVDLDGMARDAKAQRGELPVAFTALKQPDGVKPVADWVRAQLAHWTTATA, from the coding sequence ATGCACCTCGATCATCAGGACGGCTTTCCCGAGCGGCACACCTACAGTGCGGCTGCTCCCGTGCGCGGCGACGGGACGCGGCGTGCGTTGCGGATCGGCCTGGGCGGTCCGGTCGGTACGGGCAAGACCGCGACCGTGGCCGCCTTGTGCCGGGTGTTGCGCGAGGAGTTCTCGATCGCCGTCGTCACCAACGACATCTACACCCGGGAGGATGCCGAGTTCCTGCGTCGTGAGGCGGTGTTGCCGACCGAGCGGATCGTGGCGGTGGAGACCGGGGCCTGCCCGCACACCGCAATCCGTGACGACATCTCCGCCAACCTGGAGGCCGTGGAGGATCTGGAGGACAGCGTGGGTCCGCTGGATCTGGTGCTGGTGGAGTCCGGTGGTGACAACCTGACCGCGACGTTCTCCAAGGGCCTGGTCGACGCGCAGATCTTCGTGATCGACACCGCCGGTGGCGACGACATCCCGCGCAAGGGCGGGCCGGGCGTGACCACCGCCGACCTGCTGGTCGTCAACAAGACCGACCTCGCCCCCTATGTGGGTGTGGATCTCGACGGCATGGCCCGTGACGCCAAGGCGCAGCGCGGCGAACTCCCGGTCGCCTTCACGGCCCTGAAGCAGCCCGACGGCGTCAAGCCCGTCGCCGACTGGGTCCGGGCACAGCTGGCGCACTGGACCACGGCCACCGCATGA
- a CDS encoding urease subunit gamma, with amino-acid sequence MQLTPHEQERLLIHVAADVAEKRRSRGVKLNHPEAIALLTVHILEGARDGRTVAELMSSGRKVLTRDDVMEGVPEMIHDVQVEATFPDGTKLVTVHEPIN; translated from the coding sequence ATGCAACTGACCCCGCATGAGCAGGAACGGTTGTTGATTCATGTGGCGGCAGACGTGGCTGAAAAGCGGCGGTCCCGGGGTGTGAAGCTCAACCACCCGGAAGCCATCGCCCTGTTGACGGTGCACATCCTCGAAGGGGCGCGGGACGGCCGTACGGTCGCCGAGCTCATGTCCTCCGGGCGCAAGGTGCTCACGCGCGACGACGTCATGGAAGGCGTCCCGGAGATGATCCACGACGTCCAGGTCGAGGCCACCTTCCCCGACGGCACCAAGCTCGTCACCGTTCACGAACCCATCAACTGA
- a CDS encoding lysophospholipid acyltransferase family protein: MLYQVLKYVLLGPLLRLLFRPRVEGLAQVPEEGPAIIAGNHLSFADHFVMPAIVPRRVTFLAKAEYFTGAGLKGRLTAAFFRGVGQIPVDRSGGRASEAALSSGLAVLRKGRLLGIYPEGTRSHDGRLYKGRTGVAALALKAGVPVVPCAMIGTFEAQPTGRRLPRAMRVTVRFGPPLDFSRYVGLLDERTALRAVTDEIMYAILTLSGQEYVDLYATEAKAAAQAETRARGRRGHGAGS, translated from the coding sequence GTGCTGTATCAGGTGCTGAAGTACGTGCTGCTGGGGCCGCTGTTGCGGCTGCTCTTCCGGCCGCGGGTGGAGGGGCTGGCGCAGGTGCCCGAGGAGGGCCCGGCGATCATCGCGGGGAACCACCTGTCGTTCGCGGACCACTTCGTGATGCCGGCGATCGTGCCGCGCCGGGTGACGTTCCTGGCGAAGGCCGAGTACTTCACCGGGGCCGGTCTCAAGGGGCGGCTGACCGCTGCGTTCTTCCGCGGGGTCGGGCAGATCCCGGTGGACCGCTCCGGGGGCCGGGCGTCCGAGGCGGCGCTCTCCTCGGGGCTGGCGGTGCTGCGCAAGGGGCGGCTGCTGGGGATCTATCCGGAGGGCACCCGCTCGCACGACGGGCGGTTGTACAAGGGGCGCACCGGGGTGGCCGCGCTGGCCCTGAAGGCCGGGGTGCCCGTGGTGCCGTGCGCGATGATCGGGACGTTCGAGGCGCAGCCGACCGGGCGGCGGCTGCCCCGGGCGATGCGGGTCACGGTCCGTTTCGGGCCGCCGCTGGACTTCTCGCGCTACGTGGGTCTGCTGGACGAGCGCACCGCGCTGCGGGCCGTCACCGACGAGATCATGTACGCCATCCTCACGCTCTCCGGTCAGGAGTACGTGGACCTGTATGCCACGGAGGCCAAGGCCGCGGCGCAGGCCGAGACGCGGGCGCGCGGGCGGCGGGGGCACGGCGCCGGCAGCTGA
- a CDS encoding SSI family serine proteinase inhibitor, whose translation MPVSRRRRTPRAVLAAGVTVALCTAFGVASARATDRDVSDGLFLTVSGAGDTWIHGVRLFCPDTRGTHPHGAAACAELASAHGDLDALRGDPHICTREYDPVTVAASGRWRGRIVTWHRQFPNACTMDAATGPVFRF comes from the coding sequence ATGCCCGTGAGCCGCCGACGCCGAACCCCCCGCGCCGTCCTGGCGGCGGGCGTGACCGTGGCGCTGTGCACCGCATTCGGCGTGGCATCGGCCCGCGCCACCGACCGGGACGTCTCCGACGGCCTGTTCCTGACCGTGTCCGGCGCCGGCGACACCTGGATCCACGGCGTGCGGCTCTTCTGCCCGGACACCCGCGGCACCCATCCGCACGGCGCCGCCGCCTGCGCCGAGCTGGCCTCGGCCCACGGCGACCTCGACGCGCTGCGGGGCGACCCGCACATCTGCACCCGGGAGTACGACCCGGTCACCGTCGCCGCCTCCGGCCGCTGGCGCGGCAGGATCGTCACCTGGCACCGGCAGTTCCCCAACGCCTGCACGATGGACGCCGCCACCGGCCCGGTCTTCCGCTTCTGA
- a CDS encoding YbaK/EbsC family protein: MSEHETEYETYSKLIGLLDERGARYRIYEHPAEGATEAVSALRGNAVEQAAKCIVVMVKLDKKTKRYVLAVVPGDRRVDLGAVKALLGGSYAGFANTEVAERLARSVSGTILPFSFDEELTLIVDPALLAQPEIYFNAARLDRSLALATEDYTAIAEPRVEPIAG; this comes from the coding sequence GTGAGCGAACACGAGACCGAGTACGAGACCTACAGCAAGTTGATCGGTCTGCTGGACGAGCGCGGGGCGCGCTACCGGATCTACGAGCACCCCGCTGAGGGGGCCACGGAGGCCGTCAGCGCGCTGCGCGGGAACGCCGTCGAGCAGGCCGCGAAGTGCATCGTGGTGATGGTGAAGCTGGACAAGAAGACCAAGCGGTACGTACTGGCGGTGGTGCCGGGCGACCGGCGGGTGGATCTGGGCGCGGTGAAGGCGCTGTTGGGCGGCTCGTACGCGGGGTTCGCCAACACGGAGGTCGCGGAGCGGCTGGCCCGGAGCGTCTCGGGGACGATCCTGCCGTTCTCCTTCGACGAGGAGCTGACCCTGATCGTCGACCCGGCGCTGTTGGCGCAGCCGGAGATCTACTTCAACGCGGCGCGGCTGGACCGTTCGCTGGCGCTCGCGACCGAGGACTACACGGCGATCGCGGAGCCGCGGGTCGAGCCGATCGCGGGCTGA
- a CDS encoding urease accessory protein UreF, whose product MSRAALLVLADGRFPAGGHAHSGGAEPAVAAGHIKDAATLETFCRGRLHTAGLVAAGLAAAAAAGLDPLLLDDAADARTPVPALRQVARRLGRQMMRAARATWPSAELDALAAARPRGAHQPVVLGLAARSAGLTPLDAAHAVAYENISGPATAVVRLLSLDPFDATAVLARLTDDLEQVAEAGTEAAHRAVTEGLGALPAASAPLLDIAAEAHAAWPVRLFAS is encoded by the coding sequence ATGAGCCGCGCTGCGCTGCTCGTCCTCGCCGACGGCCGGTTCCCCGCCGGAGGGCACGCCCACTCGGGCGGCGCCGAACCGGCCGTCGCCGCGGGGCACATCAAGGACGCCGCCACCCTGGAGACCTTCTGCCGGGGGCGGCTGCACACCGCGGGGCTGGTCGCGGCGGGCCTCGCCGCCGCGGCCGCGGCCGGCCTGGACCCGCTCCTCCTGGACGACGCCGCGGACGCCCGCACACCGGTCCCGGCGCTGCGCCAGGTCGCCCGCCGGCTCGGCCGTCAGATGATGCGGGCGGCCCGCGCCACCTGGCCGAGCGCCGAGCTCGACGCGCTGGCCGCGGCCCGCCCGCGCGGTGCCCACCAGCCCGTCGTCCTCGGCCTGGCCGCCCGGTCCGCCGGGCTGACCCCGCTGGACGCCGCGCACGCCGTCGCCTACGAGAACATCAGCGGCCCGGCCACCGCCGTGGTCCGGCTGCTGAGCCTGGACCCGTTCGACGCCACCGCCGTCCTCGCCCGCCTCACCGACGACCTCGAACAGGTCGCGGAAGCGGGCACCGAAGCCGCGCACCGCGCCGTCACCGAAGGTCTCGGTGCGCTGCCCGCCGCCTCCGCGCCGCTGCTCGACATCGCCGCGGAAGCGCACGCCGCCTGGCCGGTAAGGCTCTTCGCGTCCTGA